One window of the Pieris brassicae chromosome 4, ilPieBrab1.1, whole genome shotgun sequence genome contains the following:
- the LOC123708808 gene encoding protein Wnt-4-like, with the protein MLTSSVITVLVYCTVSGFALRNVEGTKPVLQKTIEALFIDRTETIYPGTCKVFVSSMKQAKMCKKEPSLPKIIQSARNQAIKACNDTFQFDRWNCSLYFNKPSKSIFKKIYRETAFVYALMSASMTHGISRGCASGELARCSCLGRSKNSSWETKDCGDDFKYGKRLTKNFFDIKHAGTDQIGEILKQDVNIGMDSIGEQLKEVCKCHGFSGSCTTKTCWRRLGPFNSAMGLLKKHYHHAVKKKFVNFTTKRAITPKVRRKMQKERKNLVYLQKTPNLCVSTKGRVCKDRHNCATLCCGRGYSIAKKLVSTKCKCKMVDCCAVKCDTCVEEIETFRCK; encoded by the exons ATGTTAACATCTAGTGTTATTACTGTGTTGGTGTATTGCACGGTATCTGGTTTTGCCTTACGGAATGTGGAAGG AACAAAGCCGGTCTTGCAGAAAACAATTGAAGCCCTATTCATAGACAGAACTGAAACAATCTATCCGGGTACTTGCAAAGTTTTCGTTTCATCAATGAAACAGGCGAAAATGTGTAAGAAAGAACCTAGCTTGCCAAAAATTATCCAGAGTGCCAGGAATCAAGCAATTAAAGCTTGCAACGACACATTTCAATTCGATCGATGGAATTGCTCCCTATACTTCAATAAGCCGAGTAAGAGTATTTTTAAGAAGATTTATAGGGAAACTGCATTTGTATACGCTTTGATGTCAGCTTCTATGACTCATGGTATATCCAGAGGATGTGCTTCAGGAGAACTAGCCCGCTGCTCCTGTTTGGGACGTTCCAAAAACTCCTCCTGGGAAACGAAAGACTGTGGCGATGATTTTAAATACGGAAAGCGGTtaactaaaaacttttttgacaTTAAACACGCTGGGACCGATCAAATTGGGGAAATTCTCAAACAGGATGTTAATATCGGTATGGATTCTATAGGGGAGCAATTGAAGGAAGTCTGCAAGTGCCATGGCTTCTCTGGTTCGTGCACAACGAAGACGTGCTGGAGGAGACTCGGTCCTTTTAACTCAGCTATGGGGTTGTTGAAGAAGCATTACCATCACGCTGTTAAGAAGAAGTTTGTCAATTTCACAACTAAACGCGCCATTACGCCAAAGGTTAGGAGAAAGATGCAGAAGGAAAGAAAGAACTTAGTGTATTTGCAAAAGACTCCAAATCTCTGTGTtagtacaaagggcagggtcTGTAAAGACAGACATAATTGTGCAACCTTGTGCTGTGGGCGAGGGTATAGCATAGCTAAGAAATTAGTGAGcactaaatgtaaatgtaagaTGGTGGACTGTTGTGCCGTCAAATGTGATACGTGCGTTGAAGAGATAGAGACTTTTAGgtgtaaataa